One segment of Eretmochelys imbricata isolate rEreImb1 chromosome 5, rEreImb1.hap1, whole genome shotgun sequence DNA contains the following:
- the ATP5ME gene encoding ATP synthase F(0) complex subunit e, mitochondrial: MVPPVQVSPLIKFTRYSALLIGMLYGKKRYDYLKPVAEEERRIEGEEKKKREELERIAKELAEASEESILK, from the exons ATGGTTCCTCCGGTGCAGGTGTCGCCGCTCATCAAG TTCACCAGGTACTCAGCCCTACTGATTGGGATGCTCTACGGGAAGAAGCGATATG ACTACCTAAAGCCTGTTGCTGAAGAGGAAAGGAGAATAGAAGGTGAAGAGAAAAAGAAGCGTGAAGAATTGGAACGAATTGCAAAAGAATTGGCagaag cCAGTGAAGAGTCTATACTGAAATGA
- the MYL5 gene encoding myosin light chain 5: MASRKTKKKEGGAKRAQRASSNVFSNFEQTQIQEFKEAFTLIDQNRDGFIDKEDLKDIYASLGKTNVKDEELESMLKEATGPINFTMFLNLFGAKLLGMDGEETILNAFKMFDPDGKGHIHKDYLKRMMMTQADKFTAEEIDQMFKSSPIDAAGNLDYKSFCYTITHGEEKEE; encoded by the exons ATG GCTAGCAGAAAAACCAAAAAGAAGGAAGGTGGTGCCAAACGTGCTCAGAGAGCATCTTCTAATGTCTTCTCCAACTTTGAGCAGACACAGATCCAAGAATTTAAGGAA GCTTTCACATTAATTGATCAGAACAGAGATGGATTCATAGATAAAGAAGACTTGAAAGATATCTATGCTTCTTTGG gtaaaacaaatgtaaaagatGAGGAGCTAGAATCCATGCTCAAGGAAGCCACTGGACCCATTAATTTCACAATGTTTTTGAATCTCTTTGGAGCAAAGTTACTTG GTATGGATGGGGAAGAGACCATACTAAATGCATTCAAAATGTTTGATCCAGATGGTAAAGGACACATTCACAAAGACTA CTTAAAACGCATGATGATGACACAGGCTGACAAATTCACTGCTGAAGAG ATAGACCAGATGTTCAAGAGTTCCCCTATTGATGCAGCAGGAAACTTGGATTATAAATCGTTCTGCTACACTATCACACAtggagaggaaaaggaagaatAA